A window of Fictibacillus halophilus contains these coding sequences:
- a CDS encoding O-methyltransferase, with protein MVSKELNQYIEKIIPTRSEQVLKMEQYAKEHNVPIMDLTGMETLLSYVRLKKPKRILEVGTAIGYSAIRMALACEDAEIISIERDEERYNIAKDNVSSFHLESRITLLFGDANELQSQVENYAPYDFIFIDAAKGQYQNFFDHYSSMLSPDGIIVTDNVLFRGYVADESGLESRRLRSLVKKIRSFNEYMMQHPDYQSSILPVGDGMMVSIRNS; from the coding sequence TTGGTCTCAAAAGAATTGAACCAATATATTGAAAAAATTATTCCAACGCGCTCTGAACAAGTACTAAAAATGGAGCAATACGCGAAAGAGCATAATGTGCCGATCATGGATCTAACAGGGATGGAGACGCTTTTGTCCTACGTTAGATTGAAAAAACCGAAACGTATATTAGAAGTAGGAACAGCGATTGGATATTCCGCCATCCGAATGGCTCTTGCATGTGAAGATGCTGAAATTATTAGTATTGAAAGAGATGAAGAACGGTACAATATAGCAAAAGATAATGTTAGTTCGTTTCATCTAGAGAGCAGAATTACTTTGTTATTTGGAGATGCGAATGAATTGCAGAGCCAAGTAGAAAACTATGCCCCATATGACTTTATTTTTATAGATGCAGCAAAAGGACAATATCAAAACTTTTTTGATCATTATTCCTCCATGCTGTCACCTGATGGCATCATCGTCACAGATAATGTTCTCTTTAGAGGGTATGTCGCTGATGAAAGCGGCTTAGAGAGTAGAAGACTTCGTTCTCTAGTAAAAAAAATTAGAAGTTTTAACGAATACATGATGCAGCATCCTGACTATCAGTCTTCAATCTTGCCGGTTGGGGATGGAATGATGGTGAGTATTAGAAATTCTTAA
- the udk gene encoding uridine kinase, giving the protein MAQKPIVIGVAGGSGSGKTTVAKEIYRQFANQSILIIEQDAYYRDQSEKSMEERLDTNYDHPLAFDNDLLIQHISSLLKYDSIEKPVYDYTAHTRSDKIIPVDAKDVIILEGILILEDERLRDLMDIKLFVDTDADVRIIRRMVRDIRDRGRTLESVIDQYTSVVRPMHNQFIEPTKRYADIIIPEGGQNLVAIDLMVTKIKTILEDKALLKK; this is encoded by the coding sequence ATGGCACAAAAACCAATAGTAATTGGGGTTGCAGGTGGATCTGGATCAGGTAAAACGACGGTAGCAAAAGAAATTTACAGGCAGTTTGCTAACCAATCCATCTTAATCATAGAGCAAGATGCGTATTATAGAGATCAATCAGAAAAATCGATGGAAGAAAGATTGGACACGAATTATGATCATCCTCTTGCTTTCGATAATGATTTGTTAATCCAGCATATATCTTCACTTCTAAAATACGATTCCATCGAAAAACCAGTGTACGACTATACAGCACATACAAGAAGTGATAAAATTATCCCAGTTGATGCTAAAGATGTCATTATACTGGAAGGTATTTTGATCCTTGAAGACGAACGACTACGTGATTTGATGGACATTAAGCTGTTTGTAGACACAGATGCAGATGTACGTATTATTAGAAGAATGGTTCGAGATATTCGAGACCGTGGAAGAACACTTGAATCTGTAATCGATCAATATACATCAGTAGTACGGCCGATGCATAATCAATTCATAGAACCAACGAAACGATATGCAGATATCATTATTCCAGAAGGCGGCCAGAATCTTGTTGCGATCGACTTAATGGTAACAAAAATTAAGACGATATTGGAAGAC
- the mltG gene encoding endolytic transglycosylase MltG — MLHLQSSGNYINENKSKKRTKTIVLSILFLIVALIIAAAIGAYYYYNKNIEPIDSTNNEKITVEIPIGSSSSKIGQELEDKGLINNGDFFRLYTRVKGEGNFQAGIYELTPSMNLSEIISALKDGKMFKKPALTLTIPEGYNVPQIAKLISQKTGYTEADIIKKMTDKSYLKQLQDKYPILPDDIMKAGLYYPLEGFLFPATYDFDVKKPELTDVIDKMIEQSSVVLTKHEKDIENSGYSLFQIITLSSLIEEESQREEDRKKIAGVFYNRLSKDMKLDSDPTVKYARKNFDVQVLYEHLKYDSKYNTYLYKGIPIGPITSPGEKAIEAALQPVKMEELFFYARPNGEVIYTKTLSEHNAVYKKYRDEWKVWQEKDNN, encoded by the coding sequence ATGTTACATCTCCAGTCATCTGGGAATTACATAAATGAAAATAAAAGTAAAAAACGTACCAAAACGATTGTTCTATCTATTTTGTTTCTAATTGTTGCTTTAATCATTGCTGCGGCCATAGGTGCTTATTATTATTACAATAAAAATATTGAGCCGATCGACTCAACTAATAATGAAAAAATTACGGTGGAAATTCCAATTGGTTCTTCTTCTTCAAAAATAGGACAAGAGCTTGAGGATAAAGGGTTGATCAACAATGGTGATTTCTTCAGACTCTATACACGAGTTAAAGGAGAAGGTAACTTTCAAGCGGGCATTTACGAATTAACTCCTTCCATGAACCTTTCTGAAATTATTTCAGCTCTTAAAGACGGAAAGATGTTTAAAAAGCCAGCGCTAACTTTAACAATTCCTGAAGGATATAATGTCCCGCAGATCGCAAAATTAATCAGTCAGAAAACGGGTTATACCGAAGCAGATATTATCAAAAAAATGACTGATAAATCTTATTTGAAACAGCTTCAAGACAAGTATCCAATCTTACCCGATGACATCATGAAAGCTGGGCTGTACTATCCACTCGAAGGATTTTTGTTCCCTGCCACTTATGATTTTGATGTGAAGAAACCAGAATTAACAGATGTGATCGACAAGATGATCGAGCAATCTTCTGTTGTCCTGACTAAACATGAAAAAGATATAGAGAATAGCGGTTATTCACTTTTTCAGATCATTACGTTGTCTTCTCTTATAGAAGAAGAATCTCAGCGCGAAGAGGACCGAAAAAAGATTGCCGGTGTTTTTTATAATCGCTTAAGTAAGGATATGAAATTGGATTCTGATCCAACGGTTAAATATGCTAGAAAGAATTTCGATGTTCAAGTCTTATACGAACATCTTAAGTATGATTCAAAGTATAATACGTACCTTTATAAAGGTATTCCGATCGGACCTATCACTTCACCAGGCGAAAAAGCGATTGAAGCTGCACTGCAACCAGTGAAGATGGAGGAATTGTTCTTTTATGCAAGACCAAACGGTGAAGTCATCTACACCAAAACACTAAGCGAACATAACGCTGTATATAAAAAATACAGAGATGAATGGAAGGTTTGGCAAGAAAAAGACAATAATTAA